The Girardinichthys multiradiatus isolate DD_20200921_A chromosome 7, DD_fGirMul_XY1, whole genome shotgun sequence region GTTTTTTCCAGCTGTGTCTAAGACAGAGTAATGGGCCCCTCTCCCACCTGTTGCTGAGCaccgctgatcagctgtctaaCAAAAGGCTAATACATATTTCTAATGCTTACAGAAAAAGATCAATTTCACTGTTTTGAAGTATTTCCGACAGTTACAAATTACATAGAGTGCACACAATGCAGCTcagcccctcccccacctgtttctGAGCACTGcttgtcagctggctgaaaaaggTAACTAGATTTTTCTCATGCTTTcaaaaaaaagaccaaaacaagtgtttggaaatatttccagttaaAAGCCTATAAGGTATAAAGTAATGCAGCTCTGCCCCTTCCCCAGCCGTTGCTGCACgttgctggtcagctggctgaaaaaaggCTGCTACTCTTTTCTCATGCTTACAAGAAAAGATTGATTTAactgttttgaaatatttctgaTAGCAAGAAACATAGAAAGCATAGAGTTATCCAGCTCTTCCCATCCCCCAACTGTTGCTGCCCACTGCCAGCCAGCTGGCTGCATAAAACACAACTATGTGTTTGTCATACTTAATAAAAAATACCAATCCGACTGTTAGGAAAAATGTTTGATTGGGAAAACGTGGGCAAACTGAAGGAGCTCCAGTCATCACCTTTATGAGGGAAAAGATGTTTTAAGACGACAACTGGCAAACATCAAGGTGGTTGgcaagttttaaataaaagcaagacaatgttatattttttgttataaATTTGTGCTTTTACCGTAAAACCATGGCATTTTCACTCAATAAGATACAGTGAGAATCTCATACCGGCCCATGCCTAGTTGTAAATATGATGTAGTCGAATCTTTACactgtttcttaaaaaaaaaaacagaaatctgtctagaaaaaaagtatttttaaataattgttaatCAGATAACCCCCTCAGATGACTTTATCTCACATTAAAAACCTCATTTATAAACTTTACAGTTAAGAAATGACTAACCTTTAGGATTGCGGAGCACGTATCTATGTTTTGAGAAGCCGTTTTTTCAGAAGTTACGAAGGCGACGACAGGACAACAGAGTAAGCCTTAAGAGTAAATGTCTGATATTTCTGTGTTACTGGAGGAATTGAACATCAGACTGTCTTGATGCATCGTTTTACTAGCATAAGTATATCGCTCATCTGAGAGACAAGTATAAAGCATGAGTTTTTCCATAATCCTAGATGTATTTAGCTTATTTGTTTGATGAGACCGATAACAGAAATGTCCCAGAATACAGCTGTGCAGCAAAGTATAAAGCAGAATAATGGTGATGCCGTTATGAaaagtatttaattttctttttcttcatttgcCATTAGCCAGATGAGCTTGTTCATTAATTAAACTTACTTTTGCAGGACACGTTGAACCACTGATCTGCGGTAGAAGACGACCATGTGTCTTAAACTAGAGCTCATTTGTTcttgatgttttgatgaagtgcTGCTTGTTCTCGTTGTGTCTTTTTCTTATAAGAGCTGGGTGATGttttattcttaaataaaatgtatattggGCACTATATTTCACTGGGAAACTATGATTACCTTAAAGAAACAGAGTTAATATGTATATTAATAGGTGAATTTACTGATTTAGTCTAATTTCgctgttgattttgtttttttatttttgtttttttacactaaGCAACCTTACTACACTTATACACCTTCAGTTAATTAATTGAAGATATCGGACATTGATCTTGTTTTGCAGCAGCGGCACTTTTTGTCTCATTAGGGTTTGTTAACGAACTTGTAATAGTCTTTTAGATTGATCATAGACAacacttaatttaattttaatttttcatataACAGAATTCTTACGGTTGAGATGAAACTCAACATATTAAGTTTCTCTTCAGTAATTAGCAGACTTTTTATTGTAGAGCTGGTAAAACTTCTCACTGACATGCCTAACAGGAGTTCTTTATCTGGATGCAAACACAATTATAATCTTATCAATGTTTAAGCTTTAATTTTGGGGTAAAGTCATTATTGCAAACTTTAGAACTTTTTTCCTAGTGTGTTTATTTAAGTCGATATTGTTTCATTATCACCCTTCTACACATCTGATACTGGTGCACATGTAATGTGATCACCAGCCATCCCACCTTAATGTTGAGTTTTGTTGAAATGGTAAAAAATCCCACACCAAAGCACTGCTCCTGTGGAATTTACGTAAATGCTATTCAAATGTCTCAATAGTGACCAAGTAGGAACGTAACTTAAGCTCATGGTACACTGTGCAGACTCTCTGGCTGCGCCTATAAAGATTCCATACCTCATAATGCTTGAAATGGCTCCAAATGCAGAGCAGACTGACTTATTTCGGGATTAATTTAGCTAATATGtatttgaccacttgggggcactCATGGAATATGTACAGAGCATTGCAATTTTCACCTGATATGTCCAAAAAAATCATGAGAAATGACAAAAAGAGACGTTTCCCATCTTTAAATAACAGCACACTCAGTTTTATAACTTTccaattcaaattcaatatCCTCTTGAGTTCAAAATCATagcagtgtttttaaaacatacacACATCTGTGTGTTTGAGGTTGTCTTGTTGAAGCACCAATTTCTTCTGCTATTCTTCAGCTATTTTGATGTATTCAAACTGATCCATGATCCCGGgagtgcaataaaaaaaacagaaaccatattAGGAGAAACATCCCCAGAGTGACCATGCTTCCCAGTGTGCTGACGGGTCATCTGATTGAGTCCATGTCCCCTTGACCTAAATAGAGCAATGTTTCTCACTTCATAAAATGTTGGACCCTTTCCCTTTAAACCAGtcaatgtgtttattgtttaACTGTGATCTCTTTAGCGCATGCCATTTTTTTCCATAATGAGACTTGCAGGGCTCCTTGCATGTATGACATTTACTGCCTTTGTCCTTCAAGAAGGACCACCTGTTTGATGCTTGTTTGTTCACAGAATGAATGACATCAATGATTAAACTCATGACTGCTGCTATTTTATATGCTTTCAATTAATGATTCAGTTACTCAGAATCAGCAGTGTCATGTCAtcactgtttgttttctgttgctcTAATACTTAGTAGAAAATTATTAACcatttgaaatattgtttttaccaAAAACAGTGGTTTATCTTGTTTGTGATGTTCTGCTGTTAATTTGAGCGCAACTTTATGGAATGACGGCACATCATCAGTGTTATGCGTACTTCTTATAAGCAACGGGACTTGGTGTTTCACaaaatggagttttgatgaaaattcagaatgaaagactcaccttcaccgcctccaccttccaatgactcttggGTGCGTCTCCctgccttccaatcagcatcctgtccgcctgactctccatccaatcatctTCCGACGCCtcgcttttaaaggaccttcagtcGTGTTCATCCTcccttgtcagctgagctcatccctcctccaccccaccagTGTCAGACCGGGGGGAAGACAtttctaaatctaaaccttatAAATGTTCTTAAGCTCATGtcctcagcattcatgtcttcctcccaggtccgagcgccaaagaaataaccatgtaatcacacatcattaaaacttttctaattgccatcccttttccttgtgagtcttttcagattgaaatggcAATGTGAAACACATTTATAGATAGGCCAacatatatgaaaaaaataagaatcagAAGTGAAGCAACTTAACTGATTATTGCTCCCTGCTatagcagctgacaaactgttggaaATGTAGCGCTGAGCGAGGGGCTGTTGAGCATCAGCACAGTTTCATGTGTACACACCtataacatacaggggttggacaatgaaactgaaacacctggttttagaccacaataatttattagtatggtgtagggcctccttttgtggccaatacagcgtcaattggtcttgggaatgacatatacaagtcctgcacagtggtcagagggattttaagccattcttcttgcaggatagtggccaggtcactacctgatactggtggaggaaaatgtttcctgactcgctcctccaaaacaccccaaagtggctcaataatatttagatctggtgactgtgcaggccatgggagatgttcaacttcactttcatgttcatcaaaccaatctttcaccagtcttgctgtgtgtattggtgcattgtcatcctgatacacggcaccgccttcaggatacaatgtttgaaccattggatgcacatggtcctcaagaatggttcggtagtccttggcagcgacgcgcccatctagcacaagtattgggccaagggaatgccatgatatggcagcccaaaccatcattgatccacctccatgcatcactctgggcatgcaacagtctgggtggtacgcttctttggggcttctccacaccgtaactctcccagatgtggggaaaacagtaaaggtggactcatcagagaacaatacatgtttcacattgtccacagcccaagatttgcgctccttgcaccattgaaacccgacgtttggcattggcatgagtgaccaaaggtttggctatagcagcccagccgtgtatattgaccctgtggagctcctgacggacagttctggtggaaacaggagagttgaggtgcacatttaattctgctgtgatttgggcagccgtggttttatgttttttggatacaatccgggttagcacccgaacatccctttcagacaacttcctcttgcgtccacagttaatcctgttggacgtggttcgtccttcttggtggtatgctgacattaccctggataccgtggctcttgatacatcacaaaggcttgctgtcttggtcacagatgcgccagcaagacgtgcaccaacaatttgtcctcttttgaactctggtatgtcacccataatgttgtgtgcatttcaatattttgagcgaaactgtgctcttaccctgctaattgaaccttcacactctgctcttactggtgcaatgtgcaatcaatgaagactggctaccaggctggtccaatttagccatgaaacctcccacactaaaatgacaggtgttttagtttcattgtccaacccctgtaggtgatCGGCCTATGCCAGTAACACGGACAGAAACTCACAGCTTATGTTAAATAGTAATTTTAATAGTAGTAACTTAGTAATTTTGTAATCATGATGCAGAAATATTTCGTTTAGCTGGTCGTTTTAGCCATGATGCAGGAGTTTCCAAAAGCGTTTTCTACACCTGTACAGAGCATATATCTgaggtctgcaacctgcagctccagaaCAGCACGTGATACTTCAGTACCTTCAAATAGGCttttattatataaaaacaggcaatgtttttaaatgaaaaggcCGTAGAAGAGGCTAATTATAGCAGTTCTTCTCCCTGTTTTTATACAATATCCGCATAGCTTTCGACAACAGAATGACACAAAAAGTACAAATACAGATTTTTCGGTCTTGATAGTATATGAGGCTCTGTAAAGGCTTCCTGATGTGTGATAGAATCCAACTCGTCCTTCACACACTGTAAGTTCCCAGTGCCCCGCAGCATTACTGAGTCACTGTCGTGCTTCATTGTAGGCAGGATGTTCTTTTCAGCATTTTCATCCTTACTTCTCCAGACTCCACAGGAGTTTCCAGCTGCATCTCTGGGAAGATTCAGAGCCTTTAGTAACATTTTGTTTCCTCTTGGTTGTATGTGCAAGCCATTGATCTCTTCTCTGGACCTTTTGAGCAATTCTCTTGATTTACCCATATTTCTAACATGTAATAAAGCATTGCCATCAACAGTCCATGTATTTGAGGTGCTTTGTCTCAAGCATACCTGATAAATCTAATGAAACACCTCAGGTGCACCGAGACACCACTGGTTTAATTAGTaatataaaactgtttttatgtaattgatttgttaaaaaacaccAGAACATTTTAGAATTCTTCCAATAAACCTTATATGCATTGATggtttaatcattttaaactaTACAAAGTCATaaaatcagcttaaaatatgtttcagaCTTTCTTATTTTCTGTTGAAGCTGTGAGATTGGAGTCAAGGATTTTTTTGTCTACAAACATGTTTGGGAATTCATCATTTTATCATCTgaagaaattttaaaacatgaaattcTGAACTGGCAACAGAGTTCACATCAAAACGCGATCTAGGAGGACATGAGAGCAACCATTTGAAGCTCTCTTACTCAGATTGTTTTGTGTGCAAATAAAGCACGCACCTGTGGATGTTACCACTGTGGAGTGGCCCCTCCTCCCACAGGGCGCTGTAAGGTGAGCCACCGAATCCACCGGCTGCTTTGTTATTTACCTGCACAGCAGCCTGTTGCACTCTGGGCGTTAGGGATGAAGTAGTCTTCAGGTTGCAGATTGTTTGCAGTTGCAGTGGACGACTGGAGCAGCAGCACACGTGTTACAATGGACAGAGAAGCAGAAGGAGATGCGACTCAGCCTCCAGCACACCACAAAGACAGTGACAGGTAAATGTTTCTTATAGAGCCTTATGTTAGATCAGGGAGAGTCTAAATGACTGTGGCTTCCTCCTAGGTGACATTATATTTGCATCAGCTTCTTCCTCTTCCGTTCACCATATttgttgttctgtttaaaatcattaaGCCACTACTAAAAGCAGGTGAAGCTTTGTTGTTTAtaagagacgcttcttcagaaGCTTGGATTTTGCTCCCGATTCCACTTGGATGTAATGTAATACCGGGCTATTCATTCAGCTGGGGCATTTGATCACCTGGCTGCAGCAACCCAGCCCAGTGGAGACAGCCAGAGAGTCAGCTGTACACCAGGAAGAAGCGGAAGGGCGGAGGGGTCAAGGCCCTGgctgtttttatgctttttctatcagctttttgcatgtattAAAGAAGGACTGTTTGCCCCTGCAGGATCGACCACTACGGCTTTGAAAGGGGTCATGACTTTGAGTCCTATAAAGAGATGATGAATGAGTACGTGGCTGTCCTCAACAGAAGGTCAATGAGGTGGTCCAAGCTCCTCCAAGACAAACCAAACATGGATAAGAACCTGACTGgtacaaataaatcaaacaattaAATTCAGACTAGTTTTTGGGGATCTGAAGGGATGTCAGTGCCTTACACAagtgttcataccccttgaacttttacattttgtcatgatgcagccacagatttcagtgtatttacctgggatgttatgtgatagaccaacaaacacAAACTAGGACAtaacagtggaaggaaaatgttgcGCAATTTTCAGCAAGTGTTATGTGTATTTGTAACCAGGCCCCTAACTCAGTACCTTGTAAaactgggctttgactgggccgttctaacacacaaacatgatttgaaataaatcatcctgttgtagctctggctgtatgttcagggtcattgtcctgctgaaagatgaaCCTTCACACCAGCCTCTAGTAGATTTCCTTCCAGGATCTCcatgtatttaactccatccatcttcttatcaactctgaccaccttcctaGTCCCTGGAGAAaggcatctccacagcatgatgctgccaaaaCCATGTTTTACATTAAGGATGGTGCGTTCAGGGTGATGtccagtgttttgttttatatgtttttggcTGCAAACAGTGTATTTTTTAGAGACCAAACTGtactactttggtctcatcttgcCTGAGGTtcttcttccatatgtttgctaTGTCCTCTTTATGGCTGGTACCTtcttatcattttctttcaatgATGGCTTTCATGTTTGCATTCTCCCataaatgttatgatttggggttgtctggttttggtttctggtttttcttatgtttttcacagttaaggttttgacttgttcttttgttattattcttcttagattttgaatcatgcttctgtttattattttcctgtttatacttttgtttcatgtttttctacttatagttctattaatttgtttccttggatttgtgttctgttcaagccatgttttgctcctgtcacgttgtgttctctgttaatcaactttattcggttcaactgcacctagttaatctgtcttgctccacctggttttcactccatatatacacacctgttcagttagtcgtcgtggaaacatttctcatgtcttgttttcatgctcaagtcttgttttttgatcatgccatgcctgtctagcctgcccatttgttttgttcctgcctcctgtagtgagtgagttttttttgttattaaatcttttgcacttaccgtcatgctgccttctggtctgcattctggggtcctatatctcacaaaccGTAACAATAAAGCGACACATTTGTGGAGCGCACTACTAATAGTTGCCCTGTcaatagattctcccaccttagctgtggatctcttCAGCTCTCTCAGAATTACCatgacctcttggctgctcttCAGATTGATGGTGCCCTTACCCAGCATCTCCATTTAGGGtatcagaaaaaaggggggtgaatatttttacatgcaacacttttcagaCCAAGTagaatttttctttcttttcacagttatgcactaatttgtttcagtctgtcaaacaaaaatccaaataaaatacattgaggtttgtggttgtaacatgacaacatgAGGGATGGTTCACAGAGAGCGAACACTATTGCAGGTCACTGTAACCTTTaaacctgcttttttttttttcagtgaaaaGATATGTGCGTAAAGGTGTACCTAATGAGCACCGAGCCAGGATTTGGATGGCAGCGAGTGGTGCTCAGGAACAAATGGAGAGTAAGCCAGGTTATTACCAGTCTTTATTAGCGATGGAGCATGATGCCAAGCTGAAGGAGACCATTCACACAGGTGTGACTAACAAACTTTATCCACTTGAAATTATCCTCATAAACAAAAGAACGGTCAATCTTCAGTTTTTGTAGCTCAAATCCAACACTGGCGATATTTTATTGTGTTGGCAGATATGCACCGGACCTTTCCTGACAACATCCTCTTCAAGAGCCGAGTGGAGGAGGGCCTGCAGAAGGATTTGTTCAATGTGCTGCTGGCATACGGACACCACAACCAGGCCGTTGGCTACTGTCAGGTGAGGCAAACGCTACACTCTCCTCTCACATCTGTTCTACAGGTTTTCCCTTTAATGGGTTTATAAgtaacaatgaaataaaatgtattctttcAACCATATACCATCATACTGCCTCCAACACTCTTTACCCATTTAAAGATGTTTCAGAACTTTCTGAAGATCTTCCTTTAAGATGACTTCTTGTTCCTAAGTCCTGCTAGTGGTTTGCATCTTGAGGCACACCCTCAGTATTTACATTCATGCATGCGTGACTCCTGCAGACTTTGACGGTGATCTGCCACGTAATTCCTTCCTTTACCAGCAAAGACTCGCCATTAGCTGATATATTTCAGTAGTTTTTTTGTCCAGTTACTTAAAATGGGCGCTACTTAATGGTTTTGTTTAAACAAGTAAAGCTGAAAGTCTGCTCTTTAATCTGTCTACTCTTGATAAAATGTGCCTGTGTTAAActgtttgttcatttaaatgtaaaactagGATATTCTCAGCATTCTACGGCATTCTTAACCCATCCTGTTTACAgcaaatttatttatgtttgggTTTATTTGATCAGctttaaaagaacattttggaTGAAAATGTTTCTACATTTATCTGTTGCAAATTAACCAACCTATACTGCTTTGCCTTTCCCAGGGGATGAACTTTATTGCAGGCTacctcatcatcatcactaaAGATGAGGAGAAATCCTTTTGGCTTATGGATGCGTTGCTGGGCAGAATACTTCCAGGTAGATTTATTTGAGTCTTAAGAAAGTAAGATCCGATCAGCCAGATGAACACAATGATCTGTTTATCCTGCTAATCGGATCTTACTTTATGAGTTCAGATAATTAGACAATTCATTTGGTCAGTTTATATATTGCAAATGCAACTTACTGTGTGACTGTAGAAGTCTTTGGATGCTCATTTCATCCTGTTCTCCTATGCGATTTCTTCGTCTCTACATTTTTGGATTTCTCTTATTCCTCCCACTACTGGTTGAAAACCATTAAAGGTTTCTCATTTAAcggttttctttatatttatgatTATTCACATTGTACTTAGAGCATAGCAAGgggtggctatttggaagaatctaaaatataaaaatgtttacagttaCTTCaaaactttttgtttactacatgattccatgtgtgttcattcacagttttgttgcctttgttgAGAATCTTCAaagtaaatagtcatgaaaataagagaaccattaagtgagaaagtgtatctaaaacatcTGACCAGTAATGTAAGCACCCGAGGTGACGGCCCAGACTACAGGAAAGACCAAGCAATAGAGAAACAAAGGGATATAAGTTATATTTTGTCATCTATGGTATATTATAAAATCCTAAAGGTTTAATTTTATGCAGTTTTATGCATAACCGAATTTCCTTGCAGCAGGATATGTGCATATTACTGAAAAATTACTTTTGACCGTTGTTTGTCAAAGTAGGTATGAATTGACACAAGGTCGACTCTTAAATTGTCTCATTTTTGTACCCGAAACATTAGGTTAAGGCCACAACTGCAAAGGTATGGAGTACTTTCATTTAAAGCCATAAAAATGTCTGCCATCTTTTATTTAGCATGTAGTGATGCTATATAATGAACAGTTGATAATGAACTGTCTGAAAAGCGGCCAAATTGTGTCCCAGATCCATAAAAATGTGCATAAACCAATAGATAACAATTGAAGTTAAAGAACTTTAAGTGTTTTTAGGTCGTATTTAAGTGCATCAATTAAAAGCCTAATAACTGTTGAACAGGCAAATGAAAGGACAAATACAGTAACAAGCATAAATGCactaaaatgaatgaaaggATCAGTTAACGAAACAATTATCCTTGACAAAACAGAACCACTGTTTATACTTCTGCTGGTTATTAAATGTTGCCCTTtaattatcaaaaataaatgatctGTAAATAGATAGGTCAATAAACCTTTAAGGAGCTTATTAAATCAAAGCATGACGAGTAGTAAATGTCCCAACTACAGTAACACAGTCATGTGATGAAATTAGGACACCCCATGAAAattgtcattttttattattagtgattttattgaatgaaaacaaaaaaagtaatttgtcattaaacaaaaaataaagctgagaaaaaaaattaagagaCCCTACTTACTATTAGCTTGTATTTGTCGCCCTCCTAACTTTCAGCAGTGAGATGTTTGAGGAATTTCTTTCGTGTTCAACTCATTTGAGGTAAAAATGTGGGCTTTGGCTCAGACTAGGACTTTCCACTTCTGAATGCTCAGTGGATTTGCtggtatgttttggatcattgtaaTGACACAGGGTCCAGCTCTTCTTTAGCTTTAATCTTTTTACAGGTagtctcacattttcctcaaacACCCTCTGATACATGGAAGTATTCATGGTGGATTGTATGATGGTGAGCTGATCagatcctgctgcagcaaagcatgcCCACACCATGACACATACACTGCCATGCTTCACAGTTTGGTATGAGgatcttttatatttattcaaagCATATCTCGGGCtctggtgtccaaataattATATGTTAAACTTATGTGTCCAAGCATCATTATCGCAGAAGTCCTGGTCTTTTAAGTTCTCTCTGGCAAACCTCAGTCTGaccatgtttttcttgttgagcagaggttttgtttttgtcacctacCATTACACATGTGCTGTCTGTTTTTAATGGCACAGGCATGCATGTTCATATCAACAAGTAGCAAGAGTTGCTGTGGGTCCCATGATGACAGTTAGGGTTTTTGGAGACATCTGTTAGCATATTGAGGTCTTCTTTTTGGGTGAACTTGCTTGGACTGCAAGGTTTATTCTGCGACCCCATTGTTTAATCTGATTCtagatgcaaaaataaaacattaatggaaTATTTCAGACTACTACAGCCCAGCCATGCTGGGTTTTAAGACGGACCAGGAGGTTCTGGGGGAGCTGGTCAAGGCCAGAGCCCCTGCAGTGGGCCAGCTCATGGCCCAGTATCCAGGCATATGGACACTGGTGGTGTCACGCTGGTTCATCTGCCTCTACATCGACATCCTCCCAATAGAGGTAAGGAGGTGTTGGGTTAAACCCAGAGTCATAAAATAGGTTCCCATGTTGATCATCTAACGGGAATCCTCCATGTTCCTCTCATATCCAGACAGTTCTGAGGATCTGGGACTGCCTTTTCTACGAGGGCTCCAAGGTTCTTTTCCGAGTTGCTCTGACTCTCATCCTCCACCACCAGACGGAGATCCTGAGAGCACGCTCACTGCCTGACGTGTGCGAGTGCTTTAAGCAGATGACATGTGGATCTTTCACTCTCGACTGCCATACCTTCATGCAGGTGAGACCAGAAAGTCAAGGTTACAAGTGCAACATCAGCCCGCCTAatttatctacaggtccttctcaaaatattagcatattgtgataaagttcattattttccataatgtaatgatgaaaatttaacattcatatattttagattcattgcacactaactgaaatatttcaggtcttttattgtcttaatacggatgattttggcatacagctcatgaaaacccaaaattcctatctcacaaaattagcatatttcatccgaccaataaaagaaaagtgtttttaatacaaaaaacgtcaaccttcaaataatcatgtacagttatgcactcaatacttggtcgggaatcctttggcagaaatgactgcttcaatgcggcgtggcatggaggca contains the following coding sequences:
- the LOC124871760 gene encoding growth hormone-regulated TBC protein 1-A-like isoform X1, with the protein product MDREAEGDATQPPAHHKDSDRIDHYGFERGHDFESYKEMMNEYVAVLNRRSMRWSKLLQDKPNMDKNLTVKRYVRKGVPNEHRARIWMAASGAQEQMESKPGYYQSLLAMEHDAKLKETIHTDMHRTFPDNILFKSRVEEGLQKDLFNVLLAYGHHNQAVGYCQGMNFIAGYLIIITKDEEKSFWLMDALLGRILPDYYSPAMLGFKTDQEVLGELVKARAPAVGQLMAQYPGIWTLVVSRWFICLYIDILPIETVLRIWDCLFYEGSKVLFRVALTLILHHQTEILRARSLPDVCECFKQMTCGSFTLDCHTFMQKIFTEPGSLSMTTIDKLREKCRRQILEEESRQP
- the LOC124871760 gene encoding growth hormone-regulated TBC protein 1-A-like isoform X2, producing the protein MRLSLQHTTKTVTVKRYVRKGVPNEHRARIWMAASGAQEQMESKPGYYQSLLAMEHDAKLKETIHTDMHRTFPDNILFKSRVEEGLQKDLFNVLLAYGHHNQAVGYCQGMNFIAGYLIIITKDEEKSFWLMDALLGRILPDYYSPAMLGFKTDQEVLGELVKARAPAVGQLMAQYPGIWTLVVSRWFICLYIDILPIETVLRIWDCLFYEGSKVLFRVALTLILHHQTEILRARSLPDVCECFKQMTCGSFTLDCHTFMQKIFTEPGSLSMTTIDKLREKCRRQILEEESRQP